A stretch of Paenibacillus mucilaginosus 3016 DNA encodes these proteins:
- a CDS encoding FG-GAP repeat domain-containing protein, with protein sequence MTYSTGYYPASAASGDFNGDGHEDITVANLGDHSVSVLLGDGTGRFTTLDHDTPVQSPRAISVGDLNEDGKLDVVTTNVQNTVSVLLGDGEGGLALPDDYSTAGSPRYTAIGDFNGDGHQDLAVASESGHISVMLGQGNGQFGGRTDYHAGAVGRSVVAGNFTGDANLDLAVTNSYSNDVTILTGTGTGAFVLSDFYFADIHPMIMTTADFNRDGLADLAAASLNGTVSVLLANGSGGFGFRTHYAAGAGAYSVTAGDFNGDGLTDLAAANSTSNTISVLIGDGTGRFHPKVDYAAGSVPETLIAGDFNEDGKTDLAAGNVRSDSLSILLSRSDAKLSSLSVPQGTLTPSFSPKTMSGYR encoded by the coding sequence GTGACGTATTCAACAGGCTACTATCCTGCGTCCGCCGCCTCGGGAGACTTTAACGGAGATGGGCATGAGGATATTACGGTCGCCAACCTCGGCGACCATTCGGTCTCCGTCCTCCTCGGCGATGGAACGGGCCGATTTACAACGCTGGACCATGACACCCCGGTGCAGAGCCCCAGAGCCATATCGGTCGGAGACTTGAATGAAGACGGCAAGCTCGATGTGGTCACCACCAATGTCCAGAATACGGTCTCTGTCCTGTTAGGAGACGGGGAAGGGGGATTGGCTCTGCCTGACGACTATTCTACGGCAGGTTCGCCGAGATACACAGCCATTGGAGACTTCAATGGGGATGGACACCAGGATCTGGCGGTGGCATCCGAATCCGGTCACATCTCCGTTATGCTGGGGCAGGGAAACGGGCAATTTGGCGGCAGAACGGATTACCACGCGGGTGCAGTAGGCAGATCCGTAGTGGCCGGGAATTTCACGGGTGATGCGAATCTGGATCTCGCGGTCACGAACTCTTACTCGAATGATGTTACTATATTGACGGGAACGGGGACCGGGGCATTCGTTCTTAGCGACTTTTATTTCGCAGACATTCACCCCATGATCATGACAACAGCCGACTTCAATAGAGATGGTTTGGCTGACCTCGCGGCCGCCAGCCTTAACGGCACGGTCTCCGTACTGCTCGCAAATGGATCCGGAGGATTTGGATTCAGAACCCATTATGCTGCAGGCGCGGGTGCGTATTCCGTGACGGCCGGGGACTTTAATGGAGACGGCCTGACAGACCTCGCAGCAGCAAACTCCACATCGAACACGATATCCGTACTCATAGGGGATGGAACAGGCCGCTTTCACCCAAAGGTCGACTACGCCGCAGGCTCCGTCCCCGAGACCCTGATTGCCGGCGACTTCAACGAGGACGGGAAAACGGATCTAGCCGCAGGAAATGTCCGTTCGGATTCCCTCTCTATTCTGCTGAGCCGCTCGGATGCAAAACTGAGCAGCCTCAGCGTGCCGCAGGGAACCCTGACGCCTTCCTTCTCTCCCAAGACCATGAGCGGTTATCGGTAA
- a CDS encoding AraC family transcriptional regulator codes for MAERLHSVAINPAPGKGEMTVLFCGHAETLPLHKAGPQVLDYHLVHLVTSGKGTFRCMGRDYRLGPGDSFFIFPGELVAYASDEVEPWNYRWIAFKGSRADESLSALGISQHQPVTRSRDFRRLGALFHKMERTLASGRPGSDLQAGGYLRLALAEYAQEAAAAAPPVTEGSMIQQQVEQAIRWLTLQYYQPISIEHMAKTLGYHRTHLSKMFKQHTGMSPMQYLLQVRMERAKRLLHERLTIEQVASSVGFADALYFSKQFKKWYGVSPSDYRNSQGAAPV; via the coding sequence ATGGCCGAGAGGCTGCATTCGGTAGCGATCAACCCGGCCCCGGGCAAAGGCGAAATGACCGTGCTGTTCTGCGGCCATGCCGAAACGCTTCCCCTGCACAAAGCAGGGCCTCAGGTGCTCGATTACCATCTCGTTCATCTCGTCACCTCAGGCAAGGGAACCTTCCGCTGCATGGGACGGGATTACCGCCTCGGTCCCGGGGACAGCTTCTTCATCTTCCCGGGTGAGCTTGTCGCCTACGCGTCGGACGAGGTCGAGCCCTGGAACTACCGCTGGATCGCCTTCAAGGGCTCCCGGGCGGACGAGTCACTGAGTGCGCTCGGCATCTCACAGCACCAGCCCGTGACCCGCTCGCGGGACTTCCGCCGGCTTGGCGCGCTCTTTCACAAGATGGAGCGGACGCTGGCCTCCGGCCGGCCCGGCAGCGACCTGCAGGCGGGCGGCTATCTGCGGCTGGCGCTCGCCGAATACGCCCAGGAAGCGGCCGCCGCGGCGCCCCCGGTCACCGAAGGCTCCATGATCCAGCAGCAGGTGGAGCAGGCGATCCGCTGGCTGACGCTGCAGTATTACCAGCCGATCTCCATCGAGCACATGGCGAAGACCCTGGGCTACCACCGGACCCACCTGTCCAAAATGTTCAAGCAGCACACCGGCATGTCCCCTATGCAGTACCTGCTCCAGGTCCGCATGGAGCGGGCGAAGCGCCTGCTGCACGAGCGGCTGACGATCGAGCAGGTTGCCTCCTCCGTCGGCTTCGCCGATGCGCTGTATTTCTCCAAGCAGTTTAAGAAGTGGTACGGCGTCTCCCCATCGGATTACCGGAACAGTCAGGGAGCAGCGCCGGTGTGA
- a CDS encoding disulfide oxidoreductase has protein sequence MRWKPFIRENAMHLSWVVATTATLGSLYFSEIMHYEPCRLCWFQRILMYPLVIILAIAAIRKERHLYHYVLPMSIWGGGISLYHYLMQKTELFKSGATACGLVPCDVDYIDWLGFITIPFLALIAFTLITIIQLLLWAADRD, from the coding sequence ATGAGATGGAAGCCGTTTATACGCGAAAATGCCATGCACTTATCCTGGGTCGTCGCTACGACAGCGACGCTGGGCAGCTTGTATTTTTCGGAAATTATGCACTATGAGCCCTGCCGGCTCTGTTGGTTTCAGCGGATTCTGATGTATCCTCTCGTGATTATACTGGCCATAGCGGCCATTCGCAAGGAACGACATTTGTACCATTACGTGCTGCCGATGTCGATCTGGGGCGGGGGCATCTCGCTGTACCACTACCTCATGCAGAAGACGGAGCTGTTCAAATCGGGGGCGACGGCCTGCGGCCTCGTACCATGCGACGTTGATTATATCGACTGGCTCGGTTTCATCACGATTCCATTCCTGGCGCTGATCGCTTTCACGCTGATTACGATCATCCAGCTGCTGCTGTGGGCTGCGGACCGGGACTAA
- a CDS encoding alpha-glucosidase/alpha-galactosidase: MADKITFLGAGSTVFAKNVLGDVMLTSALQEFELALFDIDLERLKDSENMLNNLKATAGSGCVVKAYTDRKEALRGAKFVVNAIQVGGYDPCTITDFEIPKKYGLRQTIADTLGIGGIFRNLRTIPVMMEFARDMQEVCPDAWFLNYTNPMAVLTNAMITHGGIKTVGLCHSVQVCMPHLFDALGMEKDGVQTKIAGINHMAWLLEVTKDGVDLYPEIKRRALEKQKEKHHDMVRFELMHRFGYYVTESSEHNAEYHPYFIKKNYPELIDRFNIPLDEYPRRCVEQIERWKSMREELVGSKNLEHQRSHEYASYIFEAMVTNQPFKIGGNVMNTGLITNLPKEACVEVPCLVDASGVTPTYVGDLPPQLAALNRTNINTQLLTLEAAFTGKKEHIYHAALLDPHTAAELSIDDIVALCDDLIEAHGGWLPKFQ; this comes from the coding sequence ATGGCAGACAAAATTACGTTTCTTGGTGCGGGAAGCACCGTGTTCGCAAAGAATGTGCTCGGCGACGTCATGCTGACGTCGGCGCTGCAGGAGTTCGAGCTCGCGCTGTTCGATATTGACTTGGAGCGGCTGAAGGATTCGGAGAATATGCTGAATAACCTGAAGGCGACCGCCGGCAGCGGCTGTGTTGTGAAAGCGTATACGGACCGGAAGGAGGCGCTGCGCGGGGCCAAGTTTGTCGTCAACGCGATCCAGGTCGGGGGCTACGATCCCTGCACGATCACCGACTTCGAGATTCCGAAGAAGTACGGGCTCCGGCAGACGATTGCCGACACGCTCGGTATCGGGGGCATTTTCCGCAACCTGCGTACGATTCCCGTGATGATGGAGTTTGCCAGGGATATGCAAGAGGTGTGCCCCGACGCCTGGTTCCTCAATTACACGAATCCGATGGCTGTCCTCACGAACGCGATGATCACGCACGGGGGCATCAAGACGGTCGGCCTCTGCCACAGCGTGCAGGTGTGCATGCCTCATCTGTTCGATGCTCTGGGCATGGAGAAGGACGGCGTCCAGACGAAGATCGCGGGCATCAACCACATGGCGTGGCTGCTCGAGGTGACCAAGGACGGCGTCGACCTCTATCCGGAGATCAAGCGCCGGGCGCTCGAGAAGCAGAAGGAGAAGCACCACGATATGGTGCGCTTCGAGCTCATGCATCGCTTCGGCTACTACGTCACCGAGTCCTCCGAGCATAATGCGGAATACCACCCGTATTTCATCAAAAAGAATTATCCGGAGCTCATCGACCGCTTCAACATTCCGCTCGATGAATATCCGCGCCGCTGTGTGGAACAGATCGAGCGGTGGAAGTCGATGCGCGAGGAGCTCGTGGGCAGCAAAAATCTCGAACACCAGCGTTCTCATGAATACGCTTCCTATATCTTCGAGGCGATGGTCACGAACCAGCCGTTCAAGATCGGCGGCAACGTCATGAACACCGGCCTGATCACCAACCTGCCGAAAGAGGCCTGCGTCGAGGTGCCGTGCCTTGTGGATGCAAGCGGCGTAACGCCGACCTACGTCGGGGATCTGCCGCCGCAGCTGGCCGCGCTCAACCGCACGAACATCAACACGCAGCTCCTGACGCTGGAGGCCGCGTTCACCGGTAAGAAGGAACACATCTATCATGCGGCGCTGCTCGATCCGCACACGGCCGCCGAGCTGTCGATCGACGATATCGTGGCGCTGTGCGACGATCTGATCGAAGCCCACGGGGGCTGGCTGCCGAAATTCCAGTAA
- a CDS encoding delta-lactam-biosynthetic de-N-acetylase, with protein sequence MNPTARMIMLTAALGALLTGCSVKVEDAVQPEAAKTPTAAGETAEGGRAKETKPAPKETAGKETAAKEAAKPAGEAKPAADAKKSGSGEAQPKDAAAGADGAAASASKPAAGGSAKPDGADASAGAAKPADSAKNAAPAPRNPAAAAVGSAASKPAPAQGTGDRKALSWYYMKKPKGQVPSFPGETKSYPQGTKALWVGTGKKVYLTIDTGGPLGDTKLLMKSLRDNKAKANFFIAGYNVKKDPDFVRQLVKDGHLVANHTMTHSDMNEQTDEQIVKEIKDYEKLYKEVTGENIQPYFRFPYGRYNMHILKTVSDMGYTSVFWSTAMRDWEPRKNGAEDPYNDIMNNLHDGNIILMHQGSPENIQALDRIIKEVRKAGYEFALLTDIKPPATP encoded by the coding sequence ATGAATCCTACCGCCAGAATGATCATGCTGACCGCTGCGCTCGGGGCCCTGCTCACGGGATGCAGCGTCAAAGTAGAGGATGCGGTACAGCCGGAGGCCGCCAAGACACCAACCGCTGCGGGGGAGACCGCTGAAGGGGGCCGGGCGAAGGAGACGAAGCCGGCGCCCAAGGAAACGGCCGGGAAGGAAACGGCTGCGAAGGAAGCGGCGAAGCCCGCCGGGGAGGCCAAGCCTGCCGCCGACGCCAAGAAGAGCGGATCGGGGGAGGCCCAGCCGAAGGACGCCGCTGCAGGCGCCGATGGTGCCGCTGCGTCCGCGTCCAAGCCGGCGGCCGGCGGCAGCGCGAAGCCTGACGGCGCAGACGCATCCGCCGGCGCAGCCAAGCCCGCGGACAGCGCGAAGAACGCAGCGCCTGCCCCGCGCAACCCGGCGGCAGCGGCGGTCGGAAGCGCGGCTTCGAAGCCGGCGCCCGCCCAGGGAACCGGAGACCGCAAGGCGCTCTCATGGTATTACATGAAGAAGCCGAAGGGCCAGGTGCCAAGCTTCCCGGGAGAGACCAAATCTTATCCCCAAGGCACCAAGGCGCTGTGGGTCGGCACCGGCAAGAAGGTGTACCTGACGATCGATACCGGCGGCCCGCTCGGCGACACGAAGCTGCTGATGAAGTCGCTGCGGGATAACAAGGCCAAGGCGAATTTTTTTATCGCAGGCTATAATGTGAAGAAGGATCCCGACTTTGTGCGCCAGCTCGTGAAGGACGGACACCTGGTGGCCAACCACACGATGACGCACAGCGATATGAACGAGCAGACCGACGAGCAGATTGTCAAGGAGATCAAGGATTACGAGAAGCTGTACAAGGAAGTGACGGGAGAGAACATTCAGCCCTACTTCCGCTTCCCCTACGGCCGCTATAATATGCACATCCTGAAGACCGTCTCGGACATGGGCTATACCTCGGTCTTCTGGTCCACTGCGATGCGGGACTGGGAGCCGCGCAAGAACGGGGCGGAGGATCCTTACAACGACATTATGAATAATCTGCATGACGGCAACATCATCCTGATGCACCAGGGCTCGCCGGAGAATATCCAGGCGCTCGACCGCATTATCAAAGAGGTGCGCAAGGCCGGCTACGAGTTCGCATTGCTGACCGACATTAAGCCGCCTGCCACGCCATAA
- the racE gene encoding glutamate racemase: MQQAIAILDSGVGGLTVAKEVMRQLPQEKIIYFGDTARTPYGPRGAEEVARFTHQIVDYLLQFGPKMIVIACNTATAVALEEIRARVPIPVIGVIHPGARAAIKTTRNQMVGVIGTEGTIRSHAYEQALRQIAPQIEVVSRACPSLVPLVEKGEFRTEHTRHVVEESLRELRLIPMDCLILGCTHYPFLTEVIGEVMGPEVTLISSAEETAREISTILYHKGLLASTGTMPVHQFFCSGDPRMFKSIAQTWLNEQIKVTPVVWRVPNII, from the coding sequence GTGCAGCAAGCGATTGCCATATTGGATTCAGGGGTCGGCGGTTTGACCGTTGCGAAGGAAGTCATGCGGCAGCTCCCCCAGGAAAAAATCATCTATTTCGGCGATACGGCGCGAACGCCATATGGTCCGAGAGGTGCCGAGGAAGTGGCCCGCTTCACGCATCAAATTGTCGACTATCTGCTGCAGTTCGGGCCCAAAATGATCGTCATCGCCTGCAACACGGCAACGGCGGTGGCGCTGGAGGAGATCCGCGCACGGGTTCCCATTCCGGTCATCGGGGTGATTCATCCGGGCGCCAGAGCGGCCATCAAGACCACACGCAACCAGATGGTTGGGGTGATCGGAACCGAAGGGACGATCCGCAGCCATGCTTACGAACAGGCGCTGCGTCAGATCGCACCGCAGATCGAAGTCGTGAGCCGGGCTTGTCCGTCGCTCGTGCCTCTCGTCGAGAAGGGCGAATTCCGCACGGAGCATACGCGCCATGTCGTCGAAGAATCACTGAGAGAGCTGCGTCTCATCCCCATGGACTGCCTGATCCTCGGCTGTACCCACTACCCCTTCCTGACCGAAGTCATCGGGGAAGTGATGGGGCCGGAGGTGACCCTGATCTCTTCGGCGGAAGAGACGGCCAGAGAAATCAGCACGATCCTTTATCATAAAGGCCTGCTGGCAAGTACGGGAACGATGCCCGTCCACCAGTTCTTCTGCAGCGGGGATCCCCGCATGTTCAAGTCCATCGCGCAGACCTGGCTGAACGAGCAGATCAAGGTGACGCCCGTCGTTTGGCGCGTGCCGAATATTATTTGA
- a CDS encoding glycoside hydrolase family 130 protein, whose amino-acid sequence MTLPLIGPLSSAKIMRRHPANPVLKPSDVPYAPALVFNAGVTKYQGRYVMVFRCDYGDAESKTLLPSHTTNLGLAYSSDGIHWDVQPGPCFGLTDEEIIRTYDPRLTVIDGRCFMCFAVDTKHGIRGGIAVTDDFERFEVLSMSVPDNRNMVLFPERIGSHYVRLERPMPVYSRGRDRFDIWVSDSPDLKYWGNAKLLLGVEDLPYANDKIGPGAPPVKTSKGWLAAIHSVDIDPARGKNGWEPAWKKRYCAGLALLDLEDPSRVIGLYRQPLLAPEAPYEAEEGFRTQVIFPGGMVLEDDGEVKIYYGAADTVECVAAAHVDDLVKLCLEGGPKG is encoded by the coding sequence ATGACTCTGCCCCTGATCGGCCCGCTGTCTTCCGCGAAGATCATGCGGCGCCACCCGGCCAATCCGGTTCTGAAGCCTTCCGACGTGCCCTACGCGCCGGCCCTCGTCTTCAATGCCGGCGTAACCAAGTACCAAGGCCGCTACGTTATGGTATTCCGCTGCGATTACGGCGATGCCGAATCGAAGACCCTGCTGCCGAGCCACACGACGAACCTCGGACTCGCCTACAGCTCCGACGGCATCCACTGGGACGTACAGCCCGGCCCGTGCTTCGGCCTCACGGACGAAGAGATCATCCGCACGTACGATCCCCGGCTGACCGTTATCGACGGCCGCTGCTTCATGTGCTTCGCGGTGGATACGAAGCACGGCATCCGCGGCGGCATTGCCGTCACGGACGACTTCGAGCGTTTTGAGGTGCTCAGCATGTCCGTGCCGGACAACAGGAACATGGTGCTCTTCCCGGAACGGATCGGCAGCCATTATGTCCGCCTCGAGCGTCCCATGCCCGTGTACAGCCGGGGGCGCGACCGGTTCGACATCTGGGTCTCGGACTCCCCGGATCTGAAGTATTGGGGGAACGCGAAGCTGCTGCTGGGCGTCGAGGACCTGCCGTACGCCAATGACAAGATCGGCCCCGGTGCGCCGCCGGTCAAGACTTCGAAGGGCTGGCTTGCCGCCATCCACAGCGTGGACATCGACCCCGCGCGGGGCAAGAACGGCTGGGAGCCTGCGTGGAAGAAGCGCTACTGCGCGGGGCTTGCCCTGCTCGACCTGGAGGACCCGAGCCGCGTTATCGGCCTCTACCGGCAGCCGCTGCTCGCGCCGGAAGCCCCGTACGAAGCGGAGGAGGGCTTCCGCACCCAGGTGATCTTCCCCGGCGGCATGGTGCTTGAGGACGACGGCGAGGTGAAGATCTATTACGGCGCCGCCGATACGGTGGAATGCGTGGCTGCCGCCCACGTCGACGACCTGGTGAAGCTGTGCCTCGAGGGTGGACCGAAGGGATAG
- a CDS encoding helix-turn-helix domain-containing protein, translating into MTVFPESKHLADYPFIEAGFPFHISLNEIRGRFPAHRHDFLEFSLVLGGEGTETVNGRTHRMEPGVFTFLLPYQVHEISARSEGGLKLFNCMFDLSLLLPAFREEESLSALLFSEAEQAPYVRLEGEDRSRMEALVREMFEEYRGCGEGRAFLLKLKLAEVLLRLQRARAGGGRVKQALPGPESSEEAAVWQVIHYIHSHYREELQLGSLADRFGYRPSRLSEAIKRQAGLPFVKLLQEVRLRHACSLLASTDMRTLDIALEAGFGSFQTFSRLFREHKGMTPGEYRRLAEQSRHRAPAGGVGS; encoded by the coding sequence GTGACGGTGTTTCCCGAGAGCAAGCACCTGGCGGATTATCCGTTCATAGAGGCGGGGTTTCCTTTTCATATCTCCCTTAACGAGATCCGGGGGCGCTTTCCGGCCCACCGGCACGACTTTCTGGAGTTCTCCCTGGTGCTGGGAGGCGAAGGCACCGAGACGGTCAACGGAAGAACACATAGGATGGAGCCGGGCGTCTTCACCTTCCTCCTGCCTTACCAGGTGCATGAGATCTCGGCCCGGTCCGAGGGGGGACTGAAGCTCTTCAACTGCATGTTCGACCTGAGCCTCCTGCTGCCCGCCTTCCGTGAAGAGGAGTCGTTGTCGGCCCTGCTGTTCAGCGAGGCGGAGCAGGCGCCTTATGTCAGGCTGGAAGGAGAGGACCGGAGCCGGATGGAAGCGCTCGTGCGGGAGATGTTCGAGGAATACCGCGGCTGCGGCGAGGGCAGGGCGTTCCTCCTCAAGCTGAAGCTTGCCGAGGTGCTGCTGCGTCTGCAGCGGGCCAGGGCCGGCGGCGGGCGTGTGAAACAGGCTCTGCCGGGTCCGGAATCTTCCGAGGAAGCGGCCGTCTGGCAGGTCATCCACTACATTCACTCGCACTACAGGGAGGAGCTGCAGCTGGGGAGTCTGGCGGATCGCTTCGGCTACCGGCCTTCGCGTCTCAGCGAGGCGATCAAGCGGCAGGCCGGTCTGCCGTTCGTCAAGCTCCTTCAGGAGGTGAGGCTGCGGCACGCCTGCTCGCTGCTGGCTTCCACCGATATGCGCACGCTGGACATCGCGCTGGAAGCCGGCTTCGGGTCGTTCCAGACCTTCAGCCGGCTGTTTCGCGAGCACAAGGGCATGACTCCTGGGGAGTACCGCCGGCTGGCAGAGCAATCCCGCCATCGTGCTCCTGCCGGCGGAGTGGGAAGCTAG
- the ytvI gene encoding sporulation integral membrane protein YtvI, whose protein sequence is MISFYRKYYKTAIDIGLLVLTVYLFMSAFSYLYRIATPIFMAFVIYLIIEPLARALHRKGMKKSIASALSTLVFVLVILSAITGVGMIFTSQIINLKDKLPEYAAVLEREIIERTDQLQESLGPLPTQDLINRAKEFSTEITAKVTQYARNFLTSTFVMLTSFSTFVVNFVIGIILAYFLSIEIQSWKRAAAEKTPKTFLKVFHFLRVNVLIGIVTYLKAQAKLISITFIVIFVTLLILGVNNAFSVALLAAVFDVLPLLGVATLFIPWIIYLLIVKQTTLAISLAVLLAVVIGVRQILEPKITGDSLGVSAFTMLSFMIISLSLFGVAGLILSPVLIILIKALYEQGYLKKWIRMPAEEYEPERPNPL, encoded by the coding sequence ATGATCTCTTTTTACCGCAAATATTATAAAACGGCGATCGACATCGGGCTGCTCGTCCTGACGGTCTACCTCTTCATGTCTGCCTTCAGCTACCTGTACCGGATCGCCACGCCGATCTTCATGGCCTTCGTGATCTATCTCATCATCGAGCCGCTGGCCCGCGCCCTGCACCGCAAGGGAATGAAGAAATCGATCGCCTCCGCACTATCGACGCTGGTCTTCGTGCTTGTAATCCTGAGCGCCATCACCGGGGTCGGGATGATCTTCACCTCCCAGATCATCAACCTGAAGGACAAGCTGCCGGAATACGCCGCCGTCCTGGAACGGGAGATCATCGAGCGGACCGACCAGCTGCAGGAGAGTCTCGGGCCGCTGCCGACACAGGACCTGATCAACCGGGCCAAGGAGTTCTCAACGGAGATTACAGCGAAAGTGACCCAGTACGCAAGGAACTTCCTGACGAGCACCTTCGTCATGCTGACCTCCTTCTCCACGTTCGTCGTCAATTTCGTGATCGGGATCATTCTGGCCTATTTCCTAAGTATAGAGATCCAATCCTGGAAGCGGGCGGCCGCGGAGAAAACGCCGAAAACGTTCCTGAAGGTCTTCCATTTCCTCCGGGTGAACGTGCTGATCGGCATCGTGACGTATCTGAAAGCACAGGCCAAGCTGATCTCCATCACGTTCATCGTCATTTTTGTTACCCTGCTGATTCTCGGAGTGAACAACGCCTTCTCCGTGGCCCTGCTTGCAGCGGTCTTCGACGTGCTGCCGCTGCTCGGCGTGGCGACGCTCTTCATCCCGTGGATCATCTACCTGCTCATCGTGAAGCAGACGACGCTGGCCATCTCGCTCGCCGTGCTCCTGGCTGTCGTCATCGGGGTAAGGCAGATTCTCGAGCCCAAGATCACCGGCGACTCGCTCGGCGTCTCGGCGTTCACGATGCTGTCGTTCATGATCATCTCGCTCTCCCTGTTCGGTGTGGCGGGACTGATCCTCTCGCCGGTGCTGATCATCCTGATCAAGGCACTCTACGAACAGGGCTATCTCAAAAAGTGGATCCGCATGCCGGCCGAGGAATACGAGCCGGAGCGCCCGAATCCGCTGTAA
- a CDS encoding winged helix-turn-helix transcriptional regulator, translated as MTLHERETASPKVASNYIPKSPENVECSIEKALDVIGGKWSFLVIRELFCGKKRFGELQRSIQSVSPKSLTDTLRHLEEYGVLERTAYPTVPVTVEYSLTPKGEDLHQMIKEMKLWAAKWC; from the coding sequence ATGACCTTACATGAGAGAGAAACGGCTTCCCCCAAGGTAGCCAGCAATTACATACCGAAGAGCCCTGAGAACGTGGAATGCTCGATTGAAAAAGCCCTGGACGTCATCGGAGGCAAGTGGTCCTTCCTGGTGATCCGTGAATTATTCTGCGGCAAAAAGCGGTTCGGCGAGCTCCAGCGCAGCATCCAATCCGTGTCCCCCAAGTCCCTGACGGACACGCTGCGCCACCTCGAGGAATACGGCGTACTGGAGAGGACCGCCTACCCGACCGTCCCGGTGACCGTCGAGTATTCGCTGACCCCGAAGGGCGAGGACCTGCACCAGATGATCAAAGAAATGAAGCTGTGGGCCGCCAAGTGGTGCTGA
- a CDS encoding HesB/IscA family protein produces the protein MNVKISRNAAKVLQTELQQEENKELKLRVYITHSHGDHAHYGMAMDTPTEDDVVVSTDKGIDVILKKDEPLLDGIRIDYFYVPEEGFAVTNPSKGNHGDH, from the coding sequence ATGAACGTCAAAATTTCGCGCAACGCCGCTAAAGTGCTTCAGACCGAACTGCAGCAGGAAGAAAATAAAGAACTCAAGCTCCGCGTCTATATCACGCACTCCCACGGCGACCATGCCCACTACGGCATGGCGATGGACACGCCTACGGAAGACGATGTGGTTGTGTCGACAGATAAAGGCATCGATGTTATCCTGAAGAAGGACGAGCCTCTCCTCGACGGAATCCGGATCGACTATTTCTATGTTCCGGAAGAAGGCTTCGCCGTAACGAATCCGAGCAAAGGCAACCACGGCGACCACTAA
- a CDS encoding DUF1450 domain-containing protein: MANDIRVCDKCKHMRMKTALPKLQKLAPDAEIKVGCKSYCGPCSRFAFIFVNGRYVTGKTEDEAIEKAAKYIKKS, from the coding sequence ATGGCCAATGATATCCGGGTTTGCGACAAATGCAAGCATATGCGCATGAAGACCGCGCTTCCGAAGCTGCAGAAGCTGGCGCCGGACGCCGAGATCAAGGTGGGATGCAAGTCCTACTGCGGTCCGTGCTCCCGCTTTGCCTTCATCTTCGTGAACGGCCGGTATGTTACCGGCAAGACCGAGGATGAGGCGATCGAGAAGGCCGCCAAGTATATAAAGAAATCCTGA